The Candidatus Caccoplasma merdavium region AACTGGTAACGCACGCGGGAGGCCAGCTCATAACGTATGGTCTTGGCGCTGGCCTGTATCGATTGGAGTATCTCGGCCGCCTTTTCCGAGGGGAATATGCTCAGATAAGCCTTGGCCACACTGAGGTCGGGACTCACGCGCACGACGCTCACCGACACGAGCACGCCGTGGGTCTTGCTGGTTTCCTGGCGGAATATCTCGCTGAGCTCTTTCTGCAACAGACGACTTATCTTGTTTTGACGGGTAGTTTCCATAAGATATTGAGATTAGGAGGTTTGGGGTCGAAGTTACATTTTCCCGGTGAAAAATCAAAGCGCCGAGGGAGAATGTTTTTTCCACATCACGGTAAGGCCGTCGCGCAAGGGAAGAATGACCTTCTCGATGCGGTCGTCGGCCGCGATTTTATCGTTGAAGGCCATGACGGCGCGCGTCTGGGTGTCGTGGGAATGACCGTCGCACACCTTGCTGTCCCACAACGTATTGTCGGCCAATATCACCCCTCCGGGAGAGACCCGGTCGAAGACCATGTCGTAGTAGTCGGAGTAACGGCGCTTGTCGGCATCGATAAAGACCAAATCGAACATGCCGCCGAGCCGGGGCACGACATCGAAGGCATCGCCCATGTGCAGATGTATGCGGTCGGCGACCGGTGACTGCGACAAGTGCGCCCGGGTAAAATCTTCGATTTCATCGTCGATTTCGACCGTGTGCAACTCGGCGTCGGCAGGCATACCCTCGGCCAGGCACAGGGTGGAGTAACCGGTAAACGTGCCTATTTCGAGCAGGCGCCGCGGACGTTGCAGGCGGCATATCATTTTGAGAATGCGTCCCTGCAAATGACCCGACATCATGCGGGGCCGCAACGAATGGATATAGGTATCGCGACTCAGGCGAGCCAACAAATCGCCCTCGGCATCGATGTGGGCAAGAATATATTCTTGAATATTCTCCTCTTCGGCCATCTCAACACACGTCTTCGAGATTGGGGAGGATATAGCGGTCATATCCTTTCAGCACCAATCCGGCTTTGTTGATTTCGAGGAACGAGCTGCCCGACCCTTCACCGAAAGCCCCTCCGATGTAGGCAATCAGGTCGTCGCTGGTAATCATTCCGTTCTCGATGAGCGACGAGAGCCCTTTGAAGAGATATTCGCGCGAAGTCGACATCTCATGCTGGTAGAAGGCTATGACACCATAGGAAAGGGCCAACTGACGCATCGTGCGTTCACTGTAACATACGGCCAGCACCGGGTCCTGACCACGATAGGCGGCCAGGTTGCGAGCCGTGCGGCCGGTGTAGCTGTCGGTAACGATGGCTTTCACGCCGAGCACCTTGGCCGACTCCACGGCATGCTTGGCCAGGAACGAGGTGGTGTCGATGACTTCCCCTTCGACGTTTACCTGAATATCGTTGTCGGAGAGTTTCGAAAGCTCGGCTTCCTTGGCGATGCGCGACATGGTGGCAATGGCCTCCACGGGATATTTGCCATAGGCGGTCTCGCCGCTCAGCATG contains the following coding sequences:
- a CDS encoding O-methyltransferase, which produces MAEEENIQEYILAHIDAEGDLLARLSRDTYIHSLRPRMMSGHLQGRILKMICRLQRPRRLLEIGTFTGYSTLCLAEGMPADAELHTVEIDDEIEDFTRAHLSQSPVADRIHLHMGDAFDVVPRLGGMFDLVFIDADKRRYSDYYDMVFDRVSPGGVILADNTLWDSKVCDGHSHDTQTRAVMAFNDKIAADDRIEKVILPLRDGLTVMWKKHSPSAL
- the rbfA gene encoding 30S ribosome-binding factor RbfA, with the translated sequence METTRQNKISRLLQKELSEIFRQETSKTHGVLVSVSVVRVSPDLSVAKAYLSIFPSEKAAEILQSIQASAKTIRYELASRVRYQLRKTPELMFFLDDSLDYIENIDSLLQK